From the genome of Pelobates fuscus isolate aPelFus1 chromosome 6, aPelFus1.pri, whole genome shotgun sequence, one region includes:
- the LOC134615313 gene encoding tachylectin-2-like, which produces MDTPDTILFAISSDYVARAGLPPKDRMDSYYDRSTAVGKLKDVTKIVFSPEGQLFAVRGGDLFTGPMPLSANLDWFSTAKRVGKAEWVQFKFLFFDPNGLLYAATKDGELYKGPAPSNENVSWRYGQATKIGNSAWNKLDALFFDQKGNLYAVTDGDKLVVGSPPSTTNDKWLDSCTTIGNGGWRILTHFMEISLDDLLWCVDSRNGNTYKGKIPTKDDTNYFDKAENLGWNYNRYRFLAFTTDKTIQSVVSFEFLPASGKILSQQPEVVQSQIYKNTSSVPLKYSFSFSKTMTETSSFTQEHGFTVEVGAEVSFTAGIPFIGDMETSISINTSTTHTWSFSKTNETQTSFSASTDVEVPGGKSIRMMASVTKAQMDVPYTAKILTLFGYETTIQGTWKGVTHYNLMVTQEDYSG; this is translated from the exons ATACCATCCTGTTTGCCATCAGCAGTGACTATGTGGCTAGAGCTGGCCTACCACCCAAGGATCGTATGGATAGCTACTACGACAGATCTACTGCTGTAGGGAAGCTAAAAGATGTAACCAAGATTGTGTTTAGCCCTGAAGGGCAGCTCTTTGCTGTCCGTGGTGGGGATCTTTTTACTGGGCCCATGCCTCTGTCTGCAAACCTTGATTGGTTCTCTACTGCCAAGAGAGTGGGAAAAGCTGAGTGGGTTCAATTTAAATTTCTATTCTTTGACCCAAATGGGCTTCTGTATGCAGCTACAAAAGATGGGGAGCTCTACAAGGGTCCAGCACCAAGCAATGAAAATGTGTCCTGGCGTTATGGCCAAGCAACCAAGATAGGAAACTCTGCTTGGAATAAACTTGATGCTCTATTCTTTGACCAAAAAGGCAATCTGTATGCTGTGACCGATGGTGACAAGCTTGTGGTGGGAAGCCCTCCATCCACAACAAATGATAAATGGCTTGACTCCTGCACCACTATTGGAAATGGCGGTTGGCGAATTCTCACCCACTTCATGGAGATCAGCCTTGATGACCTACTGTGGTGTGTGGATTCACGCAATGGCAACACCTATAAAGGGAAAATCCCAACTAAAGATGATACCAACTATTTTGATAAGGCTGAGAATCTAGGTTGGAACTATAATAGGTACCGCTTTTTAGCCTTCACCACTGATAAAACCATCCAGAGTGTTGTAAGCTTTGAATTCCTACCTGCATCAGGCAAAATACTCTCTCAGCAGCCAGAGGTGGTCCAGTCTCAAATCTACAAGAATACGAGCAGCGTTCCCTTAAAGTACTCCTTCTC ATTCTCCAAAACTATGACTGAGACTAGCAGCTTTACCCAGGAGCATGGCTTTACAGTAGAAGTTGGAGCAGAGGTCAGTTTTACTGCTGGCATCCCCTTTATTGGTGACATGGAGACGAGCATTTCCATAAACACAAGTACCACTCACACCTGGAGCTTCTCAAAGACCAATGAAACCCAG ACTAGCTTCTCAGCCAGCACGGATGTAGAGGTGCCGGGTGGAAAGTCTATACGTATGATGGCTTCTGTCACAAAAGCACAAATGGATGTGCCATACACTGCCAAGATCCTCACCCTGTTTGGCTATGAAACCACCATCCAGGGAACATGGAAAGGGGTCACTCACTACAACCTGATGGTCACTCAGGAAGACTACAGCGGCTGA